The Pleuronectes platessa chromosome 24, fPlePla1.1, whole genome shotgun sequence nucleotide sequence ATGAGCGGAGCCTCCAATCACAATGGAGTCGTCCCTTGAGCCTGAGCTCCAGGTTAAATAAATGGCTTGTTGATGTATATTCACATTCCGGTAATGATGTTGTGGGACCGCCGGGTGGGAGGGTCCACGCTGCCAAGAGCCTCTGGAACAGCCTGCGTTACTGTGGAGAAATGAGCCATCTCTCCAGGGACGACCTCTTTGAAGTCCTTCCTCAGAACAGTTTGGGCTCATTCTTTCCTCGGCCGCTGACGCGATGTTGTTATTGAGAACATCGTTAGCTCTAATTGATTTGACAAACGGCGAGCGGGTGAGTCACAGAGGAAGTTTCCCACCTTGGCTCCTTCGTTCCTCGATGGTTTGAAGGACGCAGCTCTTACTGGGCAGGGAAAGAACCAGACCAGGTCCAGACGTTCCCTCTGAACTTTAACCTGCTCAGTTCCCGACTTTAAACAACGGAGAAGTCAAACACGTAAGCTGGTAAGAATGAAACGTTAATGAAGGTCATAGAGGTTCACTCAGGACTTTCTCAGTGTGAGTCAGAACCTGGAAAATCCCAAATCCACGAAATTAGAGAAATCAAGAAGCttaaatggaaaaatacaatcGGTGTTGATTCATCTTGAATTCATGGCTACTCTaagaaaatgatttgatttccCCTGGTGCGTCATGGAAGACAGatgtttttgtatatttagACGTTTGTTAGTTGGAACGAGGCTGGAACAACAGATGAAGAACTTCCTCAACCCTCAAGAGGACTAATAATAGTCACAGCAACCGCAAGAGGTTATCTACAATAACTAACTTAAACCAGAAGTTTAAAGTTGTAGAAAACATCAATATTCGTCTTATACAAACTGGAATGTGCCTCTCAGGGCTAAATCGGATGTTTACGGATGTTTAAGTGTCTGAGGAATTCAAAGAAATGCACGATACTTCCGAAAATGATGGTCAAGAGTCTTGTTATAAATTCATTGGTGGATTTATTTCTGACCTTGagattgacctttgacctgtgaacTATCTGAGAACGATGGTGGGTTTGACTTGTCCTACAAATCATCCTGTACCGGTTGATttactgtttttattcatgCTCTGTAGCATTAAaccagagaagcagaggagctCTCAGAGGAATATTcctaaaaagatggaaaaaatCCTCTAGTCCTGCAagtgtaaataaataacaagagCGACTGACGGAGCTCAGGAAAGTCATCACGAGAAAATGTGACAAACCTTCTCCAGCTGTGAAGTAGAAAAAGATTGTTTTCACCAGAGCTGTCCGGTAACTTTCATTTCTGCACTCGTTCCTTTTTCTatttgttataatttttttgtttcaactagagtttagttattcagtttatatttttattttaggcCAACAGTCAAAATGGCACCTCGACAAAAGAACAGGCAAACAACGAGGCTCTTTTCGCCATTgtttcagatattaatattttaaaatactcaaaataACGTGCATGATTAAGTAAGAATGACTTTGTCTAAACAaacctttcatttcatttataacACAAAAGGAACCAAAGCTAAATTTGAACCAATTTGTCCCCAAATGACTCAAATGGTTTATTTTCTGCCCTTTAAGCTGAaaaatgctctgtgtgtgtgtgtgtgtgtgtgtgtgtgtgtgtgtgtgtgtgtgtttatttggggGTTTTACAAggtgataaacacacaaacacgtcgtATTACTCTGCTTCTCTGTGGATGTGTTATATAATGATTGAGGTAACATGAGCTCACTCCTGCGATAGAGGTTTAATTTATTCTGTATATCTACGATCAAATTACTTTTCTTTTATATTCCAAGACTATATTTCCCTGTTTTTCCTCATTATCTTTTATTCCTCTTCTTTTCATTAACATATTAAATGTTCTTGGTTCTAAATTGTCCTGAATATTGTATATTATCAGTTTTCCACTATTTTCTGTAAAAGTCGAACTTTTAGCCCCATCTGCTGTCAAGAGTTGGTATTACAGTCAGTTTTCCAGTTATCTAACTTGTTTTTTGGCTTTTTAAGTATGAAGAATAAAAGCTATCAGGATTAAAACGAggggaaacattttaaatcctcTCAGAGCTTTCGCCAATTATAATGCTTTTTTCGTAAGTGTAGCTCtaataaatcacatttacaaAAGTTACGCATATTTTTTGttatcaattattttatttattgaaaaatcaaaccCTTTCTGTATTTACATGATTTTTCATAAATGAAATAATCACTTTGACTCAAAGAACTGCTTAGACctttgaggtcaaaggtcaaggtcacactgACAACCTGTTCTTGTAAACACTACATTTTAAGGTAATTTCTCCACATACAACAGATTATTTTCTGCTCCACATGTTCTGAGCTGTTTTACTTTCAAATAAACTGTTTCATGTCTCAAATGTCTTTTTCTAACAACAATAAGTCGTTTTCATTCTTAAATGAAGCTTCTTTGAATCAATCCTTCCTCTTTCGAAGTCCTCCCCTGAAGGAGTGTCTCACCAGTGCTGCTGTGGAGTGATCATGGTTGAGGGGAAAGTTGAAAGGAAACAGAGTTTTGACAGACAGGATTATTTTAGGCTCTCAGAGCTGCACTGATAAATGTTGAACTATCAAAATCAAGGCTGCAGTACCCAATTTCAGCCACTGGATGGAGCTATTTGAACTTCAGTCACATTGGtatcaaatacaaaacatgtaaaCTTCATTTAAATGTAGATAATAAAACTAAACATGAACTTTATATGTAAATTGAGTTTAAAACATCCACTTACACACTTTCATGAAAAAGCGAAGCAATAGATTTTTTTAGTATTAGACTTCAGGTTTACAAATCGTTACCATCAGTTGATTCGTAACAGCCTCAGCGTCCAGTCTGCACTTAGTTAAGATCTTAAATATGATGAATAATGACGACCAGGGCGGAAAAGTCCACGGCAGCCAGGAGATGCTGGTAAATGTTTAGTTACTGGGAAGTTGGTTGTTTGGCCTCAAAGCCTCGGCTGTGTAGTGAAGGTTAATTTGTCTGGTGGAGGAATTACAGGAGCTGTAAACCTCTGAGGAAACCAGCAGCACGTGGGCTGTGGGATTTAACTGGTGAGACAGTGAAGCACTGGTTCTTAAGGTTTCTCTGCTTAATGTTGATGGTTTGTTTATTAGAATAGAATTATGTGAAGCCGTTTCTATGGGattgttttattgctcagccCCAATTCAACTTAAGATGCAATAGTTCTGATTAACCTTAGTTTCATAAACTTAAGTCCCAGTCAAGGACGACTTGGTCCATGTGGTCATCTCTACACAAATCCTGCTTCATAGTTCAGACCCCTGGACCTTGGTTTTATGATCGCctctaaaacaaacacagattccaATGTTGGTCCACtgttttatttcagttcatATTAACACAGCTCAGGAAACCATCTCCTGTTAGAGTAGATGAGGACAGCCACTTTGAATGGAACCCCACAGGGAACTAAAAACAGGGAACTAAAAATTCCTATTGGAAATATGCAGTTGACAAGATGTTTTGtaaagacagttttttattcCATCTTCCATTGGAAACATTAAATAGAACTTTCTTTCAGGATGACAAGTATATTTTGACGTTTTACAAACCAAGTGCTCTAACTGCATGACCCCTCCCTTCTTTGTGTATCTCTTCTCCCTACGACAGGTGATTTATGCAAGCTCCTCGGCCATCCTCTCTGCCTTCAGGACAACTTCCTCGATGGGGCCGACCATGTAGAAGGCCTGCTCAGGCAGGGCATCGTACTCGCCTACAGAGAAACACGTGTAAAACATTAGTAACGTGAAGATATTCAAGCATGCAACAGTAAACTATCTCTTGCACGAAGCACATTTACCATCAAGAATGGCCTTGAAGCCCTTGATGGTTTCCTTGAGGGGCACCAGCTTGCCCATGTGGCCAGTGAAGACCTCGGCCACCTGGAAGGGCTGTGACAGGAAACGCTGGATCTTGCGGGCACGAGCCACAGTCAGCTTGTCCTCCTCCGACAACTCATCCATACCCAGGATGGCGAtgatgtcctgcagggatttgtagtcctgcaggagaaaaagGTGGAACTGTTAGACGGGCGCTAACAAAGACAAACAGCCTCACAGAGTGTAAATAATCAAGTCCCACACCTGAAGGATTTTCTGTACGCCACGGGCAATGTCGTAATGCTCAGACCCGACGATGTTGGGGTCCATGATACGAGAGGTCGAGTCCAAGGGGTCGACAGCGGGGTAGATGCCCAACTCAGCGATGGCACGGGACAACACAGTGGTGGCGTCCAAGTGAGCGAAGGTGGTGGCAGGGGCGGGGTCAGTCAAATCATCAGCGGGCACATAGATGGCCTGGGGGGGGAACAGACATTTAGTCTTTAATAGTAATAATCCATAAAGAAACTGTACATCTTTCATCCATCACCAGAGAAGTCCTCGTCCTCCGAGTCACTGTTTACCTGCACAGAGGTGATAGAACCCTTCTTGGTGGTGGTGATTCTCTCCTGCATGGTTCCCATGTCAGTGGCCAGAGTGGGCTGGTAACCCACAGCCGAGGGGATACGACCCAGCAGGGCAGACACCTGAGAGGGAAGCAGATGAAGTCAATTATATAACATTAAATCAAGATTTAAATTCAAATATTAGTTCTGTAGGTCACAGACCTCAGATCCAGCCTGTGTGAAGCGGAAGATGTtgtcgatgaagagcagcacATCCTGACCCTCCTGGTCACGGAAATACTCGGCCACGGTCAGTCCGGTCAGAGCGACTCGGGCCCGGGCGCCAGGCGGCTCGTTCATCTGTCCGTACACCAGCGCCACCTGATGGACACAGAGGTTAGTGCTCAATGTTTACTGTGATCCTTCACAGTGaaagtttttaaattgttttcctGAATCTCACCTTTGAGGTGGTGTCCTTCAGGTTGATGACTCCAGACTCAATCATTTCATGGTACAAGTCATTTCCCTCACGGGTTCGCTCTCCTACACCGGCAAACACGGAGTAACCACCATGAGCCTTGGCCACGTTGTTAATCAGCTCCATGATCAACACGGTCTTGCCCACACCGGCACCACCGAACAGACCTGCAGCCGAGAGAGATGTTAGCACGACTTCTACAAGTGGCAAGATGGAAATACTCATAATGTGCAGCATTTAAATTTAGCACATACCAATCTTTCCTCCCTTAGCGTAGGGGGCCAGCAGGTCCACCACCTTAATGCCAGTGAccaggatctcctgctccacacTCATGTCGGTGAACTCAGGGGCCTCAGCGTGGATGGGTGCAGTGCTGGGGAAGATAAATCCAGTTATTAACAACTCCAAAAGGACTAAGACCCAAACCCAGTCATGGCTGTCGTCTCATTCTCAAAGGGAACTCACTGCTTGGTGGAGATGGGACCCCTCTCGTCGATGGGCTCTCCGATCACATTCATGATCCTGCCCAAGGTCTCTGGACCCACTGGGATTCTGATGGGGGCTCCGGTGTCCAGGACCTGCTGTCCACGGACCAGACCTTCAGTTCCATCCATAGCAATGGTGCGCACCGTGCTCTCCcctaaacacacaacatgacaaGTCAGTGCACACACGTCTCTCTGCGGGAGGTCGAAGGTTGTGATCCGGGCAGCTCACCTAGATGCTGGGCCACCTCCAGGACGAGGCGGGCCTCTCTGCCGCTGACCTCCAGGGCGTTGAGGATGGGGGGGAGCCCCTCATCGAACTGGACATCCACCACAGCACCGATGACCGCCACGATGCGGCCGGTGGCGACGCtggcagctgcagctggagcgACATAGTCTCTgcctgaggaggaaacacacacattcagggggttaagtgtgtgtgtctcttattGAAGGTGTTAACGGAAACAACAGCGCGTGAGGCCGCTTCGCCTCAATGTCAAGTTAATGCCAACACCTGGAGAACGACTCCGCGTTAACACAAGTGACACATGGAGGTTTAAAGACTTTGTTAACTTGACTCCTTCCAGCTGGACCCCAGAGGAAATGAACCCCAATGACCCACGGATGAATGAAGGGTTCGTCAAGCTAACGTTGCTAATGCTACTAGCTAGCGGTGCTTGCAGCAGAGGACACCGCAGTGAACATTGTGTAGACACTTTGTCATGTTCCTGATCTTCTTCTACACAAACTCACTGGATCTGTGGTGAGAACACGTCTGTGCTCGAGTTGCTGATCTTCCATCGGGATCCTGGCAGGACGTCagagctaagctagctagcGGTGCTATGCTCACATGTCATTACACAAAGGTCATTGCAGCTAGCAGGGTAAAGACACAACCTGGTCATGCATGTTGCATGTCATGTATGACCAGGAGCACGTGTGGATACGTGTGTCACTTCACGTGTCGGTGTTCTTTCTACATATCTGATCTTTTTGACGTTTCCCGACTCGGGCCTGTTGCGCCGCTGCAGCCGGCGTGTTGCTAGCAGCAGCTAACGCTAGCACCGCCCCTGCCCTCTCGTGACAAGCGCCCAAATTACAGACTTTTGTCCGGATAAGAAGCACCACGCGTGCAGGGACTCACGTGAAAGGACGGCCGGTGATCCGACGAGGGCCTTGAGGGGCTGGACCCCGGGCTTAAGAGCCTGCAAAGCCCCGGTGCAGCAGCGTCCTACGGCTCCCAACATGGTCAAAATGGCTGAAGGTGGAAAGAGACGGAGAAACTTGGGGCTTTATAATGAATGAGAGCTGGGGTGAAGTGCGCATGCGTGCGACGTCAAGGGGCAGACCGGGCATGCGCACGCGTGTCGCTGAGCCAGCTGACACTGTGCCCTCCACAGACCAGAGCCCTGTCCCAGTCTGTGCCCTCCACAGACCAGAGCCCTGTCCCAGTCTGTGCTCAAAGGGACCAAGTAGAGGTTGTTCTTCTTCACGAGTCTTCTACCTCATGGACATCTTGTCCCTGTGCAGCTGTCCCTTTCTACAACATGTGGACACAATGTCCCAGAATCCACTGCGAAGCCGAGGCTGTGTTCTGCTGCATGGACTTGATTTGTTCTCCAGGTCTGGACGACTTTGTCTGGATCACCAGCTCCAGAGAGAAACTGCAGAATGTCTTTAGTGATAAGATGAATggtcacagacagacacagacatgtaGGGAGGATGGGGTAGATACACATGTCTGTAggtgggggggttgtgtgtgtttgtgtacttcaTTGATCCCAAAACTCCTAATTCAATTCATCCTCATCTGTTAATTCATCTCCATACGATTTGACTCTCCCACAAAAGGAAGTCAGTGGAGGAACCTCAGTGCTTTTATTGACTGAACGTGTATCGCATTGAGGGGATCCAGGATCAGTTCTGTATG carries:
- the LOC128430885 gene encoding ATP synthase subunit beta, mitochondrial, yielding MLGAVGRCCTGALQALKPGVQPLKALVGSPAVLSRRDYVAPAAAASVATGRIVAVIGAVVDVQFDEGLPPILNALEVSGREARLVLEVAQHLGESTVRTIAMDGTEGLVRGQQVLDTGAPIRIPVGPETLGRIMNVIGEPIDERGPISTKHTAPIHAEAPEFTDMSVEQEILVTGIKVVDLLAPYAKGGKIGLFGGAGVGKTVLIMELINNVAKAHGGYSVFAGVGERTREGNDLYHEMIESGVINLKDTTSKVALVYGQMNEPPGARARVALTGLTVAEYFRDQEGQDVLLFIDNIFRFTQAGSEVSALLGRIPSAVGYQPTLATDMGTMQERITTTKKGSITSVQAIYVPADDLTDPAPATTFAHLDATTVLSRAIAELGIYPAVDPLDSTSRIMDPNIVGSEHYDIARGVQKILQDYKSLQDIIAILGMDELSEEDKLTVARARKIQRFLSQPFQVAEVFTGHMGKLVPLKETIKGFKAILDGEYDALPEQAFYMVGPIEEVVLKAERMAEELA